From a region of the Nostoc sp. KVJ3 genome:
- a CDS encoding AAA family ATPase, with the protein MVKSSIRNQKIVPFEDFLDLATLVKLKKGNYQIGAYLLSKKQVSDTNNTLQLVFGYECTGFHPLFNSSERLEAMAKAFENGCKEFSEGEKFTFRWSSFCDEEKVIESYRQRLDSPVSQEIEFLDWGQVARIQELTRNHQRKDIKLSIYTTFTVRPGGTEAGDAVDRAIVKLANFLQRKFTPTGATELTLQNLIQVLEKAIIVSLRHQQILSEMGLFPSPKSDKQLWSDLVDRMGAKAVKVPHALVYDTGELREEINEAAPNPSRYNDQLHATSVLLNNGIPYADRRWVCLPHQSTDKKKYIGVMTLAQKPEVFASTHQQIRFLWDVFSREVIYDVEIITEISPADQKMIRLTQQLITRRSINAEVSASKKTIDVGAQINTERSIDAQKQLYTGDVPENVAVTVLVYRNSPEEIDDACRLISGYINQPAELIREMQYTWSIWLDTLLLRQRPQLTFPFNRRATFFASEVIGLTPVVQTAHGDKQGFELIADEGQSSVHIDLSKPKNMMVIGTTGSGKSVIIASIIYQCLALGMSVLMIDLPNDDGSGTFGDFTPYFNGFYFDISKESNNLVQPLDLSKIPESQWEERTKAHRNDINLIVLQLVLGTQKFDGLLSQTIESVIPLGTKAFYEDAEIQERFELARKAGINTPEWANTPTLADMEKFFSLAYIYLGYQDDNVEKALNYIRLRLQYWQASSIGSAICKPSTFQADSQLITFALTNLQSGKDAEVFGMSAYIAASRQSLSSPNSVFFMDEASVLLGFSALSRLAGRKCATARKQGCRVFLAAQDVISIAKSSAGEQILQNMPLRLIGRIVPGAANSFSELLGIPREIIDKNESFAPNIQQLYTLWLLDYNNKYVRCRYYPSYPLLALVANSREEQATRDKFKKIHRDKFTWVAEFSKYYVECIKQGKPL; encoded by the coding sequence ATGGTAAAAAGCAGTATTCGTAATCAAAAAATAGTACCCTTTGAAGACTTTTTAGACTTAGCAACTTTAGTAAAACTAAAAAAGGGGAACTATCAAATCGGAGCCTACTTGTTGAGTAAAAAACAAGTAAGCGACACTAACAACACGCTGCAATTAGTATTCGGATATGAATGCACTGGCTTTCACCCACTGTTTAATTCATCAGAGAGACTAGAGGCGATGGCCAAGGCTTTTGAGAACGGCTGTAAAGAGTTCTCCGAGGGTGAGAAATTCACCTTTCGTTGGTCTTCGTTTTGCGACGAAGAGAAAGTGATTGAAAGCTATCGGCAGAGACTAGATAGCCCTGTATCTCAAGAGATAGAATTTTTGGATTGGGGGCAGGTTGCCCGAATTCAGGAACTGACACGTAACCATCAGCGCAAGGATATCAAACTCAGTATTTACACGACTTTTACTGTCCGCCCAGGAGGGACGGAAGCAGGTGACGCGGTAGATAGAGCGATAGTTAAGCTGGCGAACTTTTTACAGCGCAAATTCACCCCAACAGGAGCGACCGAACTCACTCTTCAAAACTTAATTCAAGTTCTTGAAAAAGCGATAATAGTCTCTTTGCGCCATCAACAAATACTATCTGAGATGGGCTTGTTTCCCTCGCCAAAATCAGACAAGCAATTGTGGAGCGACCTAGTTGATAGAATGGGTGCGAAGGCTGTAAAAGTGCCCCATGCCTTGGTTTATGATACTGGTGAATTAAGGGAAGAGATTAACGAAGCCGCACCCAACCCATCGCGGTATAACGACCAATTACACGCTACATCCGTACTTCTGAATAACGGCATACCCTACGCGGATAGGCGCTGGGTATGTTTGCCCCATCAGAGTACTGACAAAAAGAAGTATATCGGCGTAATGACGCTTGCCCAAAAACCAGAGGTGTTTGCTTCAACCCATCAGCAAATACGTTTTTTATGGGACGTATTCTCACGCGAGGTTATTTATGATGTCGAGATAATAACAGAGATTAGCCCAGCCGATCAAAAAATGATTAGGTTGACTCAGCAATTGATTACGAGGCGGTCAATAAATGCCGAGGTTAGTGCTAGCAAAAAGACTATTGATGTAGGAGCGCAAATTAACACAGAGCGTTCTATTGATGCTCAAAAGCAGCTTTATACAGGTGATGTACCGGAAAATGTAGCGGTTACTGTTCTCGTTTACCGCAACTCTCCAGAAGAAATTGACGACGCTTGTCGGTTGATTTCCGGCTACATCAATCAACCTGCTGAGTTGATTAGAGAAATGCAGTATACATGGTCAATATGGCTTGACACTTTGCTGTTGAGACAGCGACCACAACTGACTTTTCCTTTCAACAGACGCGCCACTTTCTTTGCCAGTGAAGTAATTGGTTTAACGCCAGTCGTTCAAACAGCGCATGGCGATAAACAAGGCTTTGAATTAATTGCTGATGAGGGGCAATCCTCGGTTCACATTGACCTATCAAAGCCGAAAAACATGATGGTAATCGGCACTACCGGGAGTGGGAAATCGGTAATAATTGCCTCTATTATTTATCAATGCTTGGCGTTGGGAATGTCAGTACTAATGATTGACTTGCCAAATGATGATGGTTCAGGAACCTTTGGAGACTTCACGCCCTACTTTAATGGGTTTTACTTTGATATTTCTAAGGAATCAAACAATCTTGTACAACCGCTAGACCTATCAAAGATTCCTGAGTCACAGTGGGAGGAAAGGACAAAAGCCCATCGAAATGATATTAATTTAATCGTGCTTCAATTAGTTTTAGGAACGCAAAAGTTTGATGGCTTGCTATCACAAACTATAGAATCTGTAATCCCTTTGGGTACAAAAGCCTTTTATGAAGATGCCGAAATCCAAGAGCGATTTGAATTAGCGCGAAAAGCAGGGATAAACACCCCAGAGTGGGCAAATACCCCGACATTAGCAGATATGGAGAAATTCTTCTCGCTTGCATACATTTATTTAGGCTATCAGGACGACAATGTAGAAAAAGCGTTAAATTACATCCGCTTGCGGTTACAGTACTGGCAAGCTAGTAGTATCGGTAGCGCTATCTGCAAGCCTTCAACCTTCCAGGCAGATAGCCAGTTGATTACCTTTGCACTGACTAATCTGCAATCAGGCAAGGATGCAGAAGTGTTCGGGATGAGTGCATATATCGCCGCGTCCCGGCAGTCGCTATCCTCGCCCAACAGCGTGTTCTTTATGGATGAGGCTAGCGTCTTGCTGGGATTTTCTGCATTATCGCGGCTTGCGGGTCGTAAATGCGCTACGGCTCGAAAGCAAGGCTGTCGAGTGTTTCTGGCGGCGCAGGACGTTATCTCTATCGCCAAATCCTCAGCAGGAGAACAAATATTACAAAATATGCCATTGCGGTTGATTGGGCGTATTGTCCCAGGCGCGGCTAATAGTTTCTCTGAGTTGCTGGGCATCCCTAGAGAAATTATCGATAAAAACGAAAGCTTTGCCCCTAATATTCAGCAGCTATATACGTTGTGGTTGCTCGACTATAACAACAAGTATGTGCGCTGCCGCTATTATCCCTCCTATCCCCTGCTGGCGTTGGTTGCCAATAGCAGAGAAGAACAAGCCACGCGAGATAAGTTTAAGAAAATTCACAGAGACAAGTTCACATGGGTGGCAGAATTTTCTAAATATTATGTCGAGTGCATCAAACAGGGAAAACCATTATGA
- a CDS encoding ATP-dependent RecD-like DNA helicase: MTRLLQVEKFPILMLPEIEAYLESGLFRGIGKKTAQTLVNCFGSETLSILDNNPEKLYTVPGLTQYRIDGITKAWSESKKNPNLGVITQLLAVGTSLKLALKICDYYGHKTANVLQNNPYRLIDDIDGIGFKTADELAISLGIPLYSDTRYISALIHVLKSGLREGNCFLPFEQLVSIATDLLSSSQHTPDVQFLNTIIQQLLSKGTLVSGDVGNSVYLKAAYRAELSVTLKILALLEQPTHPTEHLEHWLAQFQTTDYRQLGSLSDEQISALMMAAKHPISIITGGPGRGKTYVLKTLVEWFMHTDKAIAAAPTGKAANRMKDATGIEATTIHRLLQWQGNNAVFLYNEDNPLNLDCLIIDEFSMVDIFLFNSLLKALPKKTRIVLVGDFDQLPSIGAGMVLRDLIVSELVPTTFLQTIYRQRHESPIIYAANDVNSGIVPTLHNFNQVSDWMDVGDCAMIQKDSPQATSQAIVELVKAIGQSGVDLNQQLIILAPQKQGDCGVHNLNQLLAPIFNPKQENQPQVVSGSVIYRIGDRVIQLKNRYETVPPVMNGEIGQVIAVEPEKFLVTISWESGAIVNYYPGDFEQIMHSFCITCHKSQGSQFPYVIFPLVRANYRMLTRQLLYTTMTRAMGTFIAVGQHEALKTAVATDKPAQRFTGLTNLLISPVEQLSEIWQSLSNTRKTASTTTSSPTVTVASRLQQRQLTATPGQMTTIGSLALQMYESKYGYRPSKQPELVGKFRFNTYHYETTAIELIDSAIDAVLLQ, encoded by the coding sequence ATGACGAGGCTCCTTCAAGTCGAAAAATTTCCGATTCTGATGTTGCCGGAAATCGAGGCGTATTTAGAAAGTGGACTATTTCGTGGGATTGGCAAGAAAACTGCTCAAACTTTGGTCAATTGCTTTGGAAGTGAGACTTTATCGATATTAGATAACAACCCCGAAAAGCTTTACACTGTTCCCGGACTAACTCAATATCGGATTGATGGTATTACCAAAGCTTGGTCAGAGAGTAAAAAGAATCCGAACTTGGGAGTAATTACCCAACTTTTGGCTGTGGGAACTTCATTGAAGTTAGCTTTGAAAATTTGTGACTATTACGGACACAAAACTGCAAATGTACTTCAGAACAACCCTTACAGATTAATTGATGATATTGATGGCATCGGTTTTAAGACTGCTGATGAGCTAGCAATATCTCTTGGTATCCCTCTATACAGCGATACTCGTTATATCTCAGCTTTAATCCATGTTTTAAAATCCGGCTTGCGTGAAGGGAATTGTTTTTTACCGTTTGAGCAATTAGTAAGTATTGCCACTGACCTGCTTTCTTCATCACAGCATACGCCCGATGTTCAATTTTTAAATACAATCATTCAACAGTTACTCTCCAAGGGGACTTTAGTTTCGGGTGATGTTGGTAATAGTGTTTATCTCAAAGCTGCTTATCGGGCTGAACTTTCTGTGACTTTGAAAATTCTTGCTCTCCTTGAGCAACCGACTCACCCCACTGAACATTTAGAACACTGGTTAGCCCAATTCCAAACTACTGACTATCGCCAACTTGGAAGTTTAAGTGATGAACAAATCAGCGCCTTGATGATGGCAGCCAAACATCCAATTAGCATTATTACTGGTGGCCCAGGTCGAGGGAAAACTTATGTACTGAAAACCTTGGTTGAATGGTTCATGCATACTGATAAAGCGATTGCAGCCGCTCCAACAGGGAAAGCCGCTAACCGGATGAAAGATGCTACAGGCATTGAAGCAACTACCATTCACCGTTTATTGCAATGGCAGGGAAACAATGCGGTTTTTCTTTATAACGAGGATAATCCTCTAAATCTTGATTGTCTAATCATTGATGAATTTTCAATGGTTGACATATTTCTGTTCAATTCGCTGCTCAAAGCCTTGCCCAAAAAAACCAGAATTGTACTGGTAGGAGACTTTGATCAATTGCCCAGTATTGGCGCAGGAATGGTCTTGCGAGATTTAATTGTTTCTGAACTGGTGCCTACAACTTTCTTACAGACGATTTATCGCCAACGGCACGAAAGCCCGATTATCTATGCAGCTAATGATGTCAATTCTGGCATAGTCCCCACACTGCACAATTTTAATCAAGTTTCTGATTGGATGGATGTCGGTGACTGTGCAATGATTCAAAAAGATTCCCCCCAAGCGACCTCCCAAGCCATCGTTGAGTTGGTTAAAGCTATTGGCCAGTCAGGTGTTGATTTAAATCAACAACTAATAATCTTAGCGCCCCAAAAACAAGGAGACTGTGGAGTTCACAATCTCAATCAGCTTCTTGCCCCTATCTTTAATCCAAAACAAGAAAATCAACCACAAGTTGTCTCTGGGTCAGTTATTTATCGAATCGGCGATCGCGTAATCCAACTGAAAAACCGTTATGAAACTGTCCCGCCCGTAATGAATGGCGAGATCGGTCAGGTTATTGCTGTGGAGCCGGAAAAATTTCTGGTTACGATCTCTTGGGAGAGCGGTGCTATTGTTAATTATTATCCTGGAGACTTCGAGCAAATTATGCACTCGTTTTGTATAACTTGCCACAAAAGTCAAGGTAGCCAATTTCCTTATGTGATTTTCCCATTGGTCAGGGCTAATTACCGGATGTTAACCCGTCAGCTGCTCTACACGACTATGACTCGCGCAATGGGTACATTCATCGCAGTTGGACAGCATGAAGCATTGAAAACTGCTGTCGCTACTGATAAACCCGCCCAGCGTTTTACTGGACTAACCAATCTCCTCATTTCACCTGTTGAGCAACTTAGTGAAATCTGGCAGAGTTTGAGCAACACCAGAAAAACTGCTTCTACGACTACATCTTCCCCTACTGTTACTGTCGCTTCTAGGCTACAACAACGCCAACTAACTGCAACACCTGGACAGATGACTACTATTGGTAGTCTTGCACTACAAATGTATGAATCCAAGTATGGTTATCGTCCGTCAAAACAGCCCGAACTTGTCGGCAAGTTTCGCTTTAATACTTATCACTATGAAACTACCGCAATTGAGTTGATTGATTCAGCAATTGACGCAGTTCTGCTCCAATAA
- a CDS encoding tyrosine-type recombinase/integrase: MTLSLVHIVAHRKALASLPVAQAEAKLIALWLEGKASSSIRAYQRYTRRFLDFLDKPLKKVTYEDLVEYASSFGGNAESTKRIYIACAKSLISFAHKIGYLPFNVGMALKLGELPDVINERYLDEADIKLLVRAANRHLTLAKTPKRQYTALRNLLIIKLLYQAGLRASEICNLTWGDLTPRSDSGQVYVRKAKGSKNRTILIKPKLWAELMEFKGQALPTDAVFRSQKGGHLDRQNLHPIVKAIAQEAGLSELVSAHWLRHAHGSHAIERGTNPVLVKETLGHANLAITDHYLKARPNDSSALNLMDL, from the coding sequence ATGACGCTCTCTCTGGTTCATATTGTCGCGCATAGAAAGGCTCTTGCTTCCTTGCCAGTAGCGCAGGCGGAGGCGAAGTTGATTGCGCTGTGGTTGGAGGGAAAAGCGTCGTCTTCTATTCGGGCTTACCAGCGATACACTAGGCGATTTCTGGATTTTCTGGACAAGCCCCTCAAAAAAGTGACTTATGAAGACTTGGTAGAATACGCTAGTTCTTTTGGGGGCAATGCCGAAAGCACAAAGCGGATATACATAGCTTGTGCCAAAAGCTTGATTAGTTTCGCTCATAAAATTGGATATCTCCCTTTTAATGTGGGTATGGCACTAAAACTGGGTGAATTACCAGATGTAATCAACGAACGCTATCTTGATGAAGCTGATATTAAATTGTTGGTACGGGCAGCCAATAGGCATTTAACATTGGCGAAAACTCCCAAACGACAGTACACAGCCCTACGTAATTTGTTAATTATCAAACTCTTGTATCAGGCAGGGTTACGGGCAAGTGAAATCTGTAATTTGACTTGGGGAGATTTGACACCCCGCAGTGACAGTGGACAGGTGTACGTGAGAAAAGCCAAGGGGAGCAAAAATCGCACAATTCTCATTAAGCCGAAGCTGTGGGCGGAACTAATGGAGTTCAAAGGTCAAGCTTTACCTACAGACGCAGTGTTCCGAAGTCAAAAAGGGGGACATCTCGACCGTCAAAACTTGCACCCGATTGTCAAAGCAATTGCACAAGAAGCTGGATTAAGCGAACTGGTTTCTGCTCACTGGTTACGTCATGCCCACGGTTCTCACGCGATTGAGCGCGGGACTAATCCAGTGCTGGTGAAAGAAACTTTGGGTCATGCCAATTTAGCCATCACCGATCACTATCTCAAGGCTAGACCCAATGACAGTAGCGCTTTAAACTTGATGGATCTTTAA
- a CDS encoding plasmid replication protein, CyRepA1 family translates to MNAATTEYPNHLTAAEYHELTVGSAIHPALIERNFFHIEGETIYDYLFISNKIPRKNAGRATDTYIKMYQHLLLGGTWIQSLDPFKNWQPMEWGRIKPNFPRIDWQKGKPVKYESPPKTPNRVTYFDVANPIWDKVAKRYLIKRYHSLLALRLLDQLNPLIFWEWIKQHPEIPIILCEGEKKAACLLSLGFVAIALPGIWNGRVGRRDFDERLHPDLVPMAQAGRKFIILFDYETSSKTRWSVFQATVRTAKAIESAGCFCEVALLPGPEKGVDDFVVSRSEDANALLTAIIDDAKSLADYQRSYRAKKWGLSKYKPDVTVNIKYLTQALCIPDLEEKCSSVPPLYDIAEEKLFTPSVSSTSCKEGEGKQELIISDCPDHKPSTQNPKKSFRFPEIGLVVLWSDMGTGKTELMRWWRDQNPDARFLNNGHRVNLLKNLAERLQTAMYSDLGYTGLAQAPALSITIDSLHKLNTQSLTYGCIFIDEACQYLTHLLHSNTCKQHRAAILEVLEYIVYNAPLVVIADAHMDDLTVNFFLAMRPKGEVPYIIKNEWRNGSRTIYWYEGDNESAIVAQISAALMLGEKVMVASDSKRFIKKLDKSFTIKYEESSSSPSELGGVHVKGEGEKEELTDSSSALSPLPLTPCPARRTSYRIWSVHSDNSGSDENVAFIKDITNAVKNFDALFASPSLGTGVDISEYHFDLVFGVFHGVSQTATECAQQLYRYRPKVPFHIWVAPRPPFGYKDTNASKIKERLLQTNEMTAFLLRIDRQTGKRGAEKDWALEAYCQIMANRHYSLNNLRDDLRSLLTEMGNTFIYVGSDSDPQSLESLKAAAQALDSAHNSAVARAKNITLSEYRARQSKDYLDPNEIFECEKFRISDSYGIEVTESLVEMDKGGRLIRAIAGLEAILAPPEESFTDPKTGQSYPTPPTIVTQKDRTERDNLPLCIDWGNYSARWLARFNLGLHQILTSLMKGDEVTADDSTLLKMTAIAKNCAAHVKAILGFTIPSDCKPIWLLGTLVEQLGLKLTFRKQGKRGQQVKLFSLSKEELEFAMHVIAHRVEKRNQKENRTYYAAQTPAAYNVNPNQQPVSTPPLDAIGNSHCQGEDTTNSEPPPTARTTLLHCVEILRSGISRGVEAIKGILKRWQSDLRWETVLELEAIAANELRLVESLVPEFYEWLLEEVLPMEGAG, encoded by the coding sequence ATGAATGCAGCGACAACTGAATACCCCAATCATCTCACCGCCGCCGAGTATCACGAGTTGACGGTGGGCAGCGCCATTCATCCTGCATTGATTGAGCGCAACTTCTTCCACATCGAGGGAGAAACAATTTATGACTACCTGTTTATCTCCAACAAAATCCCTCGAAAAAATGCAGGTCGAGCCACGGATACATACATCAAAATGTATCAGCATCTATTGCTGGGGGGAACCTGGATTCAATCACTTGACCCCTTTAAAAACTGGCAACCAATGGAGTGGGGAAGGATCAAGCCCAACTTTCCTCGCATTGATTGGCAAAAAGGTAAACCCGTCAAATACGAGTCACCCCCCAAAACTCCCAACCGTGTTACCTACTTCGATGTCGCTAACCCCATCTGGGACAAAGTTGCAAAGCGTTATTTAATTAAGCGCTATCATTCACTTTTGGCGCTACGCTTGCTGGATCAACTCAATCCACTAATATTTTGGGAGTGGATAAAGCAACACCCAGAGATTCCGATTATCTTATGCGAAGGGGAGAAGAAAGCCGCTTGCTTGCTGAGTCTGGGGTTTGTAGCGATCGCACTTCCGGGAATTTGGAACGGGCGGGTCGGAAGACGGGATTTTGATGAACGATTGCATCCTGACTTAGTACCGATGGCTCAGGCGGGACGCAAGTTCATTATTTTATTCGACTACGAAACTTCTTCTAAAACCAGGTGGTCGGTGTTTCAAGCCACTGTTCGCACTGCAAAAGCAATCGAATCGGCAGGTTGCTTTTGTGAAGTTGCATTACTGCCGGGGCCAGAAAAAGGCGTTGATGATTTTGTAGTTAGTCGCAGTGAAGATGCCAATGCACTACTAACTGCAATTATAGACGATGCCAAATCACTTGCCGATTACCAGCGCTCGTATCGGGCGAAAAAATGGGGACTAAGTAAATATAAACCAGATGTCACAGTCAATATTAAATATTTGACCCAAGCACTCTGCATTCCGGATCTGGAGGAAAAATGTTCATCTGTCCCGCCACTTTATGATATCGCAGAAGAAAAATTGTTTACCCCAAGTGTTAGCTCTACAAGCTGTAAAGAGGGAGAAGGAAAACAAGAGTTAATAATTTCTGACTGCCCTGACCACAAACCCAGTACCCAAAATCCCAAAAAGTCTTTCCGTTTTCCTGAAATTGGACTGGTTGTACTGTGGAGCGACATGGGTACAGGGAAAACTGAACTTATGCGCTGGTGGCGTGACCAAAACCCCGACGCGCGGTTCCTCAACAATGGACATCGGGTTAACTTGTTGAAAAATCTTGCCGAACGCTTGCAGACGGCGATGTATTCAGACTTGGGTTACACAGGTTTAGCCCAGGCCCCAGCCCTTAGTATTACTATTGACAGCCTGCATAAGCTGAATACTCAGTCTCTCACCTACGGCTGCATATTTATAGATGAAGCCTGCCAATACCTCACCCACTTACTACACAGTAATACTTGCAAACAGCACCGTGCAGCAATACTTGAAGTACTGGAATATATAGTATATAACGCGCCACTGGTCGTCATCGCTGATGCACACATGGATGACCTGACTGTGAATTTCTTTCTTGCAATGCGACCAAAAGGTGAAGTACCTTACATCATTAAAAACGAGTGGCGAAACGGTTCACGCACAATTTACTGGTACGAGGGAGATAATGAGAGCGCCATAGTCGCCCAAATCTCGGCAGCGCTGATGCTTGGTGAGAAAGTCATGGTTGCAAGTGACAGTAAGCGTTTTATCAAAAAACTCGACAAATCCTTTACTATCAAGTACGAAGAATCTAGTAGTTCGCCAAGTGAACTTGGCGGGGTGCATGTTAAAGGGGAAGGGGAAAAGGAAGAATTAACAGATTCCTCCTCCGCCCTTTCCCCCTTACCCCTTACCCCTTGCCCAGCCCGTAGGACTTCATACCGCATTTGGTCGGTTCACTCTGACAATTCTGGCAGTGATGAGAATGTCGCTTTCATCAAAGATATCACCAACGCTGTCAAAAACTTTGATGCCTTGTTCGCCTCTCCCAGTCTCGGTACTGGTGTCGATATTTCTGAGTATCATTTTGATTTAGTGTTCGGTGTGTTTCACGGCGTTTCCCAAACTGCTACTGAATGCGCCCAACAGCTTTACCGTTATCGTCCAAAAGTCCCGTTTCATATTTGGGTGGCCCCGCGTCCTCCCTTTGGTTACAAGGATACAAACGCATCCAAGATTAAAGAGCGCTTGCTCCAAACCAATGAAATGACCGCTTTTCTGTTGCGGATTGACCGTCAAACAGGCAAGCGGGGCGCAGAGAAAGATTGGGCGCTTGAGGCTTACTGCCAAATTATGGCTAACCGCCACTATTCTCTCAATAATCTGCGTGATGATTTGCGATCGCTGCTCACCGAAATGGGCAATACATTTATATATGTGGGCAGTGATTCAGATCCTCAATCTCTTGAAAGTCTTAAAGCAGCAGCACAAGCTTTGGATAGTGCCCACAATTCGGCTGTTGCCAGGGCTAAGAATATTACTTTGAGCGAGTACCGTGCCCGTCAGAGCAAAGATTACCTTGACCCTAATGAAATTTTTGAATGTGAAAAGTTCCGCATTTCTGATTCTTACGGCATCGAAGTAACCGAATCACTCGTAGAAATGGATAAAGGTGGTCGCTTAATTAGGGCAATTGCTGGACTTGAAGCCATTTTAGCCCCACCCGAAGAATCGTTTACTGACCCCAAAACTGGGCAAAGTTATCCTACGCCACCAACAATTGTCACCCAAAAAGACCGCACCGAACGCGACAATCTACCTTTGTGCATCGACTGGGGTAATTACTCCGCACGGTGGCTTGCTAGATTTAACCTGGGACTGCATCAAATTCTCACTTCTTTAATGAAGGGTGATGAAGTTACTGCCGACGATTCCACCTTACTCAAGATGACGGCGATCGCCAAAAATTGTGCTGCTCACGTCAAAGCAATTCTTGGGTTTACTATTCCCAGTGACTGTAAACCTATTTGGTTGCTGGGCACTTTAGTTGAGCAGCTGGGGTTAAAGTTAACTTTCCGTAAGCAAGGTAAACGGGGTCAACAGGTGAAACTTTTCTCTTTATCTAAAGAGGAATTGGAATTTGCAATGCATGTAATTGCTCATCGCGTGGAAAAGCGTAATCAAAAAGAAAATCGAACCTATTATGCTGCTCAAACCCCTGCTGCGTATAATGTAAACCCCAATCAGCAGCCCGTATCCACACCCCCCCTTGATGCTATAGGGAACTCCCATTGCCAGGGGGAGGATACTACCAATTCTGAACCGCCCCCAACTGCTCGCACTACCTTACTCCACTGCGTAGAAATACTTCGCTCTGGCATTTCTCGTGGAGTTGAGGCAATTAAAGGCATTCTCAAGCGATGGCAGAGTGATTTGCGCTGGGAAACGGTGCTGGAACTTGAAGCGATCGCAGCAAATGAACTGCGACTTGTGGAATCTCTTGTTCCTGAATTTTATGAATGGCTCTTGGAAGAAGTGTTGCCTATGGAGGGGGCTGGCTAG
- a CDS encoding NACHT domain-containing protein — MDSYKNLDIEKIIEGLDGQVFESTGKHLSKAEIAIIKGAWNGQDYQEIAANSGYNMHYLRTAVGPNLWTMLSEVIGDGVQIKKATVKNVLLEIVKKDYLNKNDSLIGKTKIYGELPKINLFYGREKEINYLKNQIKLFKHHCVYLFGSAGTGKTFVATKIVEELLLEEPNSYDCVIWKSINYGSSLEDVLDEIIKVLNLKIENKSREFKLGLILDQLKIYRCLLILDGLESLAQIEVFEKKIECGNLFRRLIEEQHQSCIIVTSQLPLDQIAYTATTLLPAYVQIQGLEENAAMQILRKKDLKGEKECKKLIKIYRANPSLLELVANRINKFFGGDISKFLDYKTTLISENILKMLNQQFGENGLLNDIQKQIMLCLAEHTSEELPPLKFSDVINIIRGKNNCEISISNMMDAIEVLEQRCLIEINQKSAKDEVSYSLEPAIRKYILVDPLSLIYKNFNSSNNKLNGLKASNHIQE; from the coding sequence ATGGATTCATATAAAAATTTAGACATAGAGAAAATAATTGAAGGTCTAGATGGACAAGTGTTTGAGTCTACTGGTAAGCATTTGTCAAAAGCTGAAATCGCTATTATAAAAGGGGCTTGGAATGGTCAAGATTATCAAGAGATAGCAGCTAATTCAGGGTATAATATGCATTATTTGCGGACAGCAGTAGGCCCAAACTTATGGACAATGCTTTCTGAAGTTATTGGTGATGGAGTACAAATAAAAAAAGCAACTGTGAAAAATGTTTTGCTTGAAATAGTAAAAAAAGATTATCTTAATAAAAACGATAGTTTAATAGGTAAGACTAAAATTTATGGAGAGTTGCCTAAAATAAATTTGTTTTATGGGCGAGAAAAAGAAATTAATTATTTAAAAAACCAAATTAAGCTTTTTAAGCATCATTGTGTATATTTGTTTGGATCTGCGGGTACTGGAAAAACTTTTGTTGCTACCAAAATAGTTGAAGAATTACTTTTAGAGGAACCAAATTCATACGATTGTGTCATCTGGAAAAGTATCAATTATGGTTCTTCACTTGAGGATGTTTTAGATGAAATAATTAAAGTACTAAATTTAAAAATAGAAAATAAATCTAGGGAATTTAAACTTGGTTTGATATTAGATCAATTAAAAATATATCGCTGTTTACTAATATTAGATGGGCTGGAAAGTTTAGCACAAATAGAGGTATTTGAGAAAAAAATAGAGTGTGGAAATTTATTTCGTCGTCTTATAGAAGAGCAGCATCAAAGCTGCATAATAGTGACGAGTCAGTTACCTTTAGATCAAATTGCTTACACGGCTACAACTCTCCTACCAGCATACGTGCAGATACAAGGTTTAGAAGAAAATGCAGCAATGCAAATATTACGTAAAAAAGATTTGAAAGGAGAAAAGGAATGTAAAAAACTGATTAAAATTTACCGTGCAAATCCATCACTTTTAGAATTAGTTGCCAACCGGATAAATAAATTTTTTGGAGGGGATATAAGCAAATTTTTGGATTATAAGACTACTTTGATTAGCGAAAATATTTTGAAGATGTTAAATCAACAATTTGGAGAAAATGGACTTTTAAATGATATTCAAAAACAAATTATGCTTTGTTTAGCAGAACATACATCAGAAGAACTACCTCCATTGAAGTTTTCAGATGTAATTAATATTATCAGGGGAAAAAATAATTGTGAAATTTCAATTTCTAATATGATGGATGCTATAGAGGTTTTAGAACAGCGTTGTTTAATTGAAATAAATCAGAAATCTGCTAAAGATGAAGTTTCTTATAGTTTAGAACCAGCTATTAGAAAGTATATTTTAGTCGATCCATTAAGTTTAATCTATAAAAATTTTAATAGTTCAAATAACAAACTTAATGGCTTAAAAGCAAGTAATCATATTCAGGAGTAA